Genomic window (bacterium):
GGCGATCATCACGAGAATCATCTTGCCCCTGTCGGGTCCGGGGCTGCTCGCGGCGTTTATTCTGAGTTTCATTTTTAACTGGAACGAGTTTCTCTTCCCGTTGATCGTGACAAGTTTCCACGCACGGACGGGTTCGGTGGCCATCATGAGTTTCACCGCCGGATACAAGAAACTCCAATGGGGGTCGCTCGCGACGCTGGGGGTCGTGATGACGATCCCGGTGATCCTGTTCGTGCTGGCTTTCCGCGCCTCGCTGGTTCGGGGATTTACCGCGGGGGCGCTCAAAGGGTGAGCGCACCGTTACGCCTGGAGCGCCCCGATGCGTCCGACGCCGCGCCGGGATGTCGGAGATCTGCGGGAGCCGGGAATACATGTGAGTGTCCCGGCGCGTTGCCGGTGTGGGGGGTCCGTAGGATGAGGCTGCCGCGAGACTAAGTGGAACGGAGGAGTGCGGAATGCTGCGGGTCGGGCACTACCTCAATCAGTTCTTCGCCGGTGTGGGAGGCGAGGAGCAGGCACAGACTCCCCCATCCGTCCGCCCCGGCCCGACCGGGCCGGGGCGGTTGCTTCAGTCCCTGCTCGGAGCGGAGGGCACGGTCGTTTCCACGTGTGTCTGCGGCGATAACTTCTTCAACGAGGAGTTCGAGGCCGCCGCGGCGGAGGCGCGCCGATGGCTCCGGGAGGCCCGGCCGGACGTGGTCGTGGCGGGGCCGGCGTTTGCGGCGGGGCGCTACGGCCGCGCCTGCGCCGAGGTGTGCCGCCTCGCCGGCGAAGAGGGGATCCCGGCGGTGACGGGGATGCATCCCGAGAACCCCGGCCTGCTGGTCTACCGGCAGGCGTACGTCGTGCCGACGGGGGACTCCGCGACCGGCATGGCCCCGGCGATGACGGCGATGGTGCCGTTGGTGCGCAAACTCGGCGGGCGCCTGCCGGTTGGCTCCGCCGAGGTGGAGGGCTACCTCCCGAGGGGCGTGCGCCGGCCCGGGCCGCGCCCGCGGCCGGGGGCCGAACGCGCCGTGGCGATGCTCGTCGCGCGGATGCGGGGCGAGTCGTTCCTCACGGAGATCCCGGTCGAAGCCTACGAAGCCGTGGCGCCGGCGCCGGCGCTCGCGGACCTCGCCCACTCGACGATTGCGCTGGTGACGACCGGGGCGATCGTCCCGAAAGGGAACCCCGACCACCTCAAGCGGTGCAGCGAGACCCGCTGGGCCAAGTACGATTTGGGGAAGCGCTCGGCGCTGACGCCCGAGGAGTTCGAGTGCGTCCACGGCGGCTTCTTCAATGTCGTCGCGTGCGGAAACCCGAACGTCGTGCTCCCCCTCGACGTCATGCGCGAGTTGGAGCGTGAGGCCCGGATCGGCCGGTTGATCGAGTTCTACTGCACGACAACCGGCAACGACCAGCGGTTGTTGGACTGCCGGCGCAACGGGGAGGAGATCGCCGAAACGTTGCGGAGCGCGCGGGTAGACGGCGTGCTCTTGGTGGCCACCTGAGGGTCCTGCAATCGTTGCGGTGCAACGATCAGCAAAGAGATCGAACGCCGGAAGATCCCGGTTGCCGTGATCAGCGCGCTCCCGCCCCTCGCGCTGCAGGCCGGGGCGAACCGGGTGGTGCAGGGCGTGAAGATCGAGCACGTCTGCGGCGATCCGTCGCTGTCGCCAGACGCCGACCGGGCGCTTCGGCGGCGGCTCGTCGAACGGGGACTTCAGGCCCTGACGATCGACGTGCAGCGTCCCACCCTGATCGGAGGCGGATAAGCCGAGCATGGAACTCGCGCTGGGAACGTTCCCCGTTGAGCGGGTCGTCCTGGGGTCCCCCCCGGGATGGACGGCTGGCCGGCTGGTGGTCGATCCGGCACGCGTCCGGGCGCGCGTCCGCGAAGACCCCAGGATCCGAGACGTGGCGGTGGATGTCGTGGCACCCGGCGAGCCGGTGCGGATCATCCACGTCAGGGACATCATCGAGCCGCGCACGAAAGTCGAAGGCCCGGGGCACACCTACCCGGGGATCTGCGGCCATCCGGTGGAGACCGTGGGCGAGGGGGTGACCCTGCGCTATGCGGGGTTTGGGGTATTGATTGCCTCCGAGGTTCTTCCGCACATCCGCCGGACGGTCAGCGCGGCCACCGACAGCCTGATCGATATGTCCGGGCCGGGCGCCGTGACCGTCTACAGCACCCTCCGGTACGTGGTGCTGACCATCGACACCGTCCCCGATCTCGAGCTCACGGAGTGGAACGACGCGCTCCTTCAGGCGGGACACCGTGTCGCGGCCGATCTCGCCGATCTTCTGCGCGGACAGACCGCGCCGCAGCGGACGCGATACGCGCTGAGTCGGCCGGCGGGAGATTTGCCCCGAGTGGTGCACGTGCACACGCTGAATGCGTCGATGGTCCCTGGGATCGGCACTGGGATCTACGGGTATACGCGGCACGCCTTGCCGGTCCTCGTGCACCCCAACGAAATGTTGGACGGGGCGATCGCGGGCGATGCGGTCGTCACCTACCCCGGGAAGTGCACATGGCTCCACGTCAACAACCCGGTGCTGGAGGCCCTCTACCGACGTGACGGGAAGGACCTTGCCTGGTTGGGGTCGATCGTCTCCCGGACCCGATGGGGAGCGCTCGCCGAGAAGCAGTTGAGCGCCTATCAAACGGTGAAGGCCGCCCAAATGCTCGGGGCCCAGGGAGCGCTGGTGACCTGGAACCACGGCGGAAACGATCTGATCGAGGTGATGCTGACGATCCAGGGCCTGGAGCGGGCCGGGATCACGACGACCTTTCTGACGATCGAATCGGACATCAAGGTCGTCCGCATGACCCCCGCCCTGGCGGAAACGGGTTCGTCGGAACCGCCGCTGCTCTTCAGCGTCCCCGAAGCACGGGCGATCGTCAGCACCGGCACGCTCGCGCCTCCGGAGGAGCTCCCACCGATGCCCCGGGTGGTGGGCGGGGCGACGGTGGTGTTCGATCAGGAGCGGCCGGATCTGCGGATCCCGGCCGGGGGCGCACTCGACCTCGAGACGCTGTCGGGGGCGTACTCCCCGATCTTCGGCCACTTTGACAGCTACGGGCTTGGGGTCCAGAGCTATTTTGACTATTGAGCGCGGCGGACTGCGGGGCACCGGGCGATGTCGGCCGGCACCGTAGGGCCGCTGCGGCCCGTCGTGCGTGCCGCGCGGTTTGCGATCGCCCATGTGCCGGGACTGGTGCTGTCCGGCTCCAAGCCCCGGCGCGAGATTGCGGCGGGGGGAGAGGGTGTCCGCGCCGCCTTGCGCGAGCGACTGCGGTCGTTCGAGGATGCCGTGGGGTATCCGCCCCACCAAGTCCTGCTGGGCACCCTGGCTCCGGAGGCGCTGAGGGAGATCCCCCGACCGTGGCATCTCCGGCCGGTGGCGGGGGCCGGGCCGGAGGGCCCGGGTGGGACGATGATCGACGAGCTCGGTTTCTACGCATGGCTCGTTCGAGCCGACCGGGCGCGCCTGGTACATCTGTCGGAAGAGTTTGCCGCCACCTTGGCGGGGCACCTGGGTGAAACGCGGGTCTCGACGATGAACGCGGACGGCCTGCGCCGCGCGGTGGGACAGCGGGGGGAGCCGCT
Coding sequences:
- a CDS encoding glycine/betaine/sarcosine/D-proline family reductase selenoprotein B; the protein is MLRVGHYLNQFFAGVGGEEQAQTPPSVRPGPTGPGRLLQSLLGAEGTVVSTCVCGDNFFNEEFEAAAAEARRWLREARPDVVVAGPAFAAGRYGRACAEVCRLAGEEGIPAVTGMHPENPGLLVYRQAYVVPTGDSATGMAPAMTAMVPLVRKLGGRLPVGSAEVEGYLPRGVRRPGPRPRPGAERAVAMLVARMRGESFLTEIPVEAYEAVAPAPALADLAHSTIALVTTGAIVPKGNPDHLKRCSETRWAKYDLGKRSALTPEEFECVHGGFFNVVACGNPNVVLPLDVMRELEREARIGRLIEFYCTTTGNDQRLLDCRRNGEEIAETLRSARVDGVLLVATUGSCNRCGATISKEIERRKIPVAVISALPPLALQAGANRVVQGVKIEHVCGDPSLSPDADRALRRRLVERGLQALTIDVQRPTLIGGG
- a CDS encoding glycine/sarcosine/betaine reductase component B subunit; translation: MELALGTFPVERVVLGSPPGWTAGRLVVDPARVRARVREDPRIRDVAVDVVAPGEPVRIIHVRDIIEPRTKVEGPGHTYPGICGHPVETVGEGVTLRYAGFGVLIASEVLPHIRRTVSAATDSLIDMSGPGAVTVYSTLRYVVLTIDTVPDLELTEWNDALLQAGHRVAADLADLLRGQTAPQRTRYALSRPAGDLPRVVHVHTLNASMVPGIGTGIYGYTRHALPVLVHPNEMLDGAIAGDAVVTYPGKCTWLHVNNPVLEALYRRDGKDLAWLGSIVSRTRWGALAEKQLSAYQTVKAAQMLGAQGALVTWNHGGNDLIEVMLTIQGLERAGITTTFLTIESDIKVVRMTPALAETGSSEPPLLFSVPEARAIVSTGTLAPPEELPPMPRVVGGATVVFDQERPDLRIPAGGALDLETLSGAYSPIFGHFDSYGLGVQSYFDY